The Montipora capricornis isolate CH-2021 chromosome 3, ASM3666992v2, whole genome shotgun sequence genome window below encodes:
- the LOC138044067 gene encoding putative protein-lysine deacylase ABHD14B, producing MFEFEVKHGSNRKLKLLLIVIILALLAIIVWYYLNRSGGNPIPEMRNKTSSLERKPQFDRKEDLLDNKNLQGTVGNTLSKEKTFHDESNAESVTEKATTALDERAMDSSGNVYDSSSLNAQDAHPVVTETVKSLLPEEITGEKLSDHEKGKVETVETRLDVEILNTLRSTDTIYYNEGILENAGSTFYREARPRYLSNENPAVLFLHDKRFNSAIWINIGTFQILAELGYRAIAVDLPGHGNSSTVSIPYSRDEILVYMGALFASLNLDMPVLAAPSKSGEYALPVVMTNSLILRGLVVIAPIDTSHYFITDYEKLTVPLLVMFGERDDSMAIESSLDNLFYVPDRKVYMIRNATRACYADHPPTFHKLLLNFLRKIKG from the coding sequence ATGTTTGAATTCGAAGTGAAACATGGGTCTAATAGAAAACTAAAACTCCTACTGATAGTGATAATTTTAGCTTTACTTGCCATTATTGTGTGGTACTACCTTAACCGCAGTGGTGGAAATCCCATACCGGAAATGAGAAATAAGACTTCGTCACTCGAAAGAAAGCCGCAGTTTGATAGAAAAGAGGATCTTTTGGATAACAAGAATTTACAAGGAACGGTTGGAAATACGCTATCGAAAGAAAAAACCTTTCATGATGAAAGTAACGCCGAAAGTGTCACCGAAAAAGCGACAACTGCACTGGACGAGAGAGCGATGGACTCTTCAGGCAATGTTTATGATTCAAGTTCACTAAATGCACAGGATGCTCATCCTGTCGTTACCGAGACAGTTAAGAGTTTGCTCCCAGAAGAAATCACGGGAGAGAAGCTTTCGGACCATGAAAAGGGGAAGGTCGAGACTGTCGAAACACGACTGGACGTTGAAATATTAAATACTTTGCGCTCGACCGATACTATTTATTACAATGAAGGAATATTGGAAAATGCAGGGAGTACATTCTATCGAGAAGCAAGGCCAAGATACCTCTCGAACGAAAATCCAGCCGTTCTGTTCTTACACGACAAACGATTTAATTCTGCGATTTGGATCAACATTGGAACATTTCAAATCCTTGCCGAATTAGGGTATCGAGCCATCGCTGTTGATCTCCCAGGTCATGGAAATTCCAGTACTGTAAGCATACCTTATTCACGTGATGAAATATTGGTGTACATGGGAGCATTATTCGCCTCATTGAATCTGGATATGCCGGTGCTGGCTGCGCCATCGAAGAGCGGCGAGTACGCTCTGCCAGTGGTCATGACAAACTCCCTTATTCTTCGCGGGCTGGTTGTGATTGCGCCGATAGATACATCGCATTATTTCATTACTGACTATGAAAAATTAACCGTTCCGTTATTGGTCATGTTTGGCGAGAGGGATGATTCAATGGCGATTGAATCATCATTGGATAACTTGTTTTATGTTCCTGACCGTAAAGTTTACATGATAAGGAACGCAACGCGTGCGTGTTACGCGGACCATCCTCCGACCTTTCATAAACTTCTGTTGAACTTTTTACGTAAGATCAAGGGTTAA